From Paenibacillus sp. GP183, one genomic window encodes:
- a CDS encoding sulfite exporter TauE/SafE family protein, whose amino-acid sequence MFSLEQLIILFVIGLVASILGTLAGGGGLLTLPSLLMIGLPIQSAIGINKFSGFVSSLSGIPFVLKHKNMSVRELCITIFLGLAGGSCGAAITTHLSTRIMNIVAFVLLLFAFMVTILGKGTAVSVKPVEERKPLVDKFINTFISVYDGAFGPGSATLIMIFWIKAGKAYIEAVQRSRMLVLGSALGSFVVFEWAGYINWFFAITMGIASVVGTQIALVILPKIRQTTAKRFLLVITGILIIQIGWKVFSQ is encoded by the coding sequence ATGTTCAGCTTAGAACAGCTCATCATTTTATTCGTTATTGGTTTGGTAGCCTCCATACTGGGAACCCTTGCTGGAGGAGGCGGACTGCTGACATTACCGAGTCTACTTATGATTGGCCTGCCCATTCAGTCGGCTATCGGTATCAATAAATTTAGCGGGTTTGTTTCTTCTTTATCGGGAATTCCATTTGTGCTTAAGCATAAAAATATGAGCGTACGAGAATTATGCATTACAATCTTCTTGGGACTTGCCGGCGGTAGCTGTGGAGCGGCTATTACGACCCATTTGTCCACGCGGATCATGAATATAGTTGCTTTTGTGTTGCTTCTGTTTGCCTTCATGGTAACCATATTAGGAAAGGGGACCGCAGTATCTGTCAAGCCTGTGGAGGAACGGAAGCCGTTAGTCGATAAGTTCATTAATACGTTTATATCAGTCTATGATGGCGCCTTCGGTCCAGGTTCGGCAACATTGATTATGATATTCTGGATTAAGGCTGGTAAAGCATATATAGAAGCGGTTCAGCGGTCCCGCATGCTCGTGTTGGGAAGCGCTTTAGGCAGCTTTGTGGTCTTCGAGTGGGCAGGTTATATCAATTGGTTTTTTGCTATTACCATGGGAATTGCTTCTGTTGTGGGTACACAAATAGCGCTGGTTATTTTGCCCAAAATCCGGCAGACAACAGCCAAACGCTTCCTGTTAGTAATTACCGGCATTTTAATTATTCAAATTGGCTGGAAAGTTTTTAGTCAATGA
- a CDS encoding nuclease-related domain-containing protein, with translation MGEYKINIQLDQLPKDCKFLSDLLVSNSKSRTGYSQIDHLVISPYGLFVIETKNYSGEIKGKKDDKNWLVNNRFKIFNPLRQNYGHVKAIESITQSYKKLNFISMISFTMRCRFSIDPELRQISSNELVIYDVELTEFISRKLIRLSTENPEPFLKNEEIIQIYNLLVKANIMDPKIRIEHVEKASDKKQKSVGVYS, from the coding sequence TTGGGTGAGTATAAAATTAATATTCAACTTGATCAATTGCCGAAGGATTGTAAATTTCTGAGTGATCTTCTCGTATCAAATTCGAAATCAAGAACGGGCTATTCTCAGATAGATCATCTGGTTATCTCACCGTATGGATTATTTGTAATTGAAACTAAAAATTACAGCGGCGAGATTAAAGGAAAGAAAGATGACAAGAATTGGCTCGTAAATAATAGGTTTAAAATATTTAATCCACTAAGGCAGAATTATGGTCATGTGAAGGCTATTGAAAGTATCACGCAGTCATATAAGAAGTTAAACTTCATCTCTATGATTTCATTTACGATGAGGTGCCGCTTTAGTATTGATCCTGAGTTGAGACAAATTTCCTCTAATGAACTAGTCATTTATGATGTTGAGTTAACTGAATTTATTAGTAGGAAACTGATTCGTTTATCAACCGAAAATCCTGAACCTTTTTTAAAAAATGAAGAGATTATTCAAATTTACAATTTGTTGGTCAAAGCGAATATTATGGATCCGAAAATTAGAATTGAACATGTTGAGAAGGCAAGTGATAAAAAGCAGAAAAGCGTTGGAGTTTATTCTTAA
- a CDS encoding fumarate hydratase C-terminal domain-containing protein, producing the protein MAHHYLQTPMTDDFLKKLRTGDTVTVDGHIFGIRDANLIRIFDHKIDPPDDLIPQLRGAVCIHTAPGVKKLDNGKYEKVCIGTTTSTRMDRFVRGLFERFGVKAITGKGGMLEPGAQACVDIGGVYFSIVGGAAALETTQIEEIEDVWWEDLMPEAIWKLRVKNFGPLLVSVDSYGENLYKDVKTQAVNNLDKVYERLGIK; encoded by the coding sequence ATGGCACATCATTATTTACAAACGCCCATGACGGACGATTTCTTAAAGAAGCTACGTACGGGAGACACTGTTACGGTCGACGGCCACATCTTCGGAATTCGCGATGCCAATCTGATTCGCATTTTTGACCATAAAATAGATCCCCCGGACGATTTGATCCCGCAACTGAGAGGAGCCGTATGCATCCATACAGCTCCAGGGGTCAAGAAACTGGATAATGGAAAGTATGAAAAGGTATGTATCGGAACAACGACAAGTACGCGTATGGATCGCTTCGTAAGAGGATTGTTTGAACGGTTCGGTGTGAAAGCGATTACCGGAAAAGGGGGTATGCTGGAGCCCGGGGCGCAAGCCTGTGTCGATATTGGGGGCGTTTACTTCTCGATCGTCGGTGGAGCTGCCGCACTTGAAACCACACAAATTGAAGAAATAGAAGATGTGTGGTGGGAAGATTTAATGCCGGAGGCGATTTGGAAGCTGCGAGTCAAAAACTTCGGACCGCTGCTCGTTTCTGTGGATAGCTATGGAGAAAATCTGTATAAAGATGTGAAAACTCAAGCAGTAAATAATTTGGATAAGGTTTATGAGAGACTGGGTATTAAATAA
- a CDS encoding fumarate hydratase, whose protein sequence is MSTMQTIWQVDEKIYKEMEEACKEIYIRSLKDLPPDIRAAVQRAYDKETYETGKQILSTILKNIDVADEENMLICQDTGIPVFFIKIGRNVRFDGIRLEEAIREGTKRATLEHPLRSSVCDTITRKNTGTATGKKVPVLNWEFVEGSSIELMALPKGSGSENMSYLKMLYPAEGLSGAKKFIIDCVINSGANPCPPTLVGVGMGGTADLCTALAKKAAAREIGKPNPDPTIAALEEELLDAINLTGIGPNGLGGAVTALAVHIETADTHITMNPVAVNMMCWPARRIRATFEDGKSVVIGY, encoded by the coding sequence ATGAGTACCATGCAAACGATCTGGCAAGTCGATGAAAAAATCTATAAGGAAATGGAGGAAGCATGTAAAGAAATCTATATTCGGTCTTTAAAGGATCTTCCTCCTGATATTAGGGCAGCCGTACAACGGGCTTATGATAAGGAAACGTATGAGACCGGGAAACAAATTTTGAGTACGATCTTAAAAAATATTGATGTGGCGGACGAAGAAAACATGCTCATTTGCCAGGATACGGGCATACCTGTATTTTTCATTAAAATTGGCAGAAATGTTCGTTTCGATGGGATCCGACTGGAAGAAGCCATTCGGGAAGGAACGAAAAGGGCAACTTTGGAGCATCCTTTACGCTCCAGTGTATGTGATACGATCACCCGCAAGAATACAGGAACGGCTACTGGTAAGAAAGTTCCAGTACTCAATTGGGAATTTGTTGAAGGATCGTCCATCGAGTTGATGGCGCTGCCCAAAGGTTCCGGATCTGAAAATATGAGTTATCTCAAAATGTTATATCCGGCTGAAGGGCTTAGCGGTGCGAAAAAGTTTATTATTGACTGCGTAATCAATTCAGGAGCGAATCCATGTCCACCAACCTTAGTAGGGGTGGGAATGGGTGGTACGGCAGACCTTTGTACAGCATTGGCCAAAAAAGCAGCGGCTAGAGAGATAGGTAAGCCTAACCCCGATCCGACTATTGCAGCCCTTGAAGAAGAACTGCTGGATGCGATCAACCTGACTGGAATTGGTCCAAACGGATTGGGAGGAGCTGTTACGGCGCTCGCGGTTCATATTGAAACGGCTGATACGCATATTACGATGAATCCGGTTGCCGTCAATATGATGTGCTGGCCTGCACGCCGGATAAGAGCCACCTTTGAAGATGGAAAATCGGTTGTAATCGGTTATTAA
- the sdhC gene encoding succinate dehydrogenase, cytochrome b556 subunit, whose translation MQEVKITKDHKLIEVDPRISRVDVLRRHSVGMKAWLVHRISGVGLLLYLLAHIGTMGTAMFMGEEAFTGVFQILFHNPVFLFIDLIILAGVLIHSLNGIRLVLMDMGFFMTKQKELFVVICCFSAGIFIWLFIRAFL comes from the coding sequence ATGCAGGAAGTAAAAATAACGAAAGATCACAAGTTAATTGAAGTTGACCCCCGGATTTCAAGGGTAGATGTATTGAGACGCCATTCCGTAGGGATGAAAGCTTGGCTTGTTCACCGCATTTCCGGTGTAGGGTTATTATTGTATTTGCTAGCCCATATTGGCACGATGGGAACAGCTATGTTCATGGGGGAGGAAGCTTTTACAGGAGTCTTTCAGATTCTGTTTCATAATCCTGTCTTTCTCTTTATCGATTTAATCATTCTTGCCGGTGTTCTTATTCATTCTTTAAACGGAATTCGATTGGTATTGATGGATATGGGTTTTTTTATGACAAAACAAAAAGAGTTGTTTGTGGTAATTTGTTGTTTCTCAGCGGGCATATTTATTTGGCTGTTTATTCGAGCGTTCCTTTAA
- a CDS encoding FAD-binding protein, which yields MERAQCDILILGSGGAGLFAAHHAYDRNPKLKIIVAAKGLVGKSGCTRMVQGGYNVVLNPNDSIDKHFKDTLKGGGMINNQELAWTLVSDAPKRIRELETKMGCFFDRNPDGTVHQKAFAGQSFDRTVHRGDLTGIEIINRLRDQLYAKESVICWDEVRAVELLYNDDQSVVAGCLMLNLRSGKFIVVESLAVIIGTGGGASMYRIAAPSLEKAADGMAMAYRAGANFIDMEMMQFHPTGLLAENSRLNGGVLEEGLRGAGGHLYNSLNERFMQKYDPERMERSTRDRVARAAYMEIMAGRGTRLGGVQISVAHLGREKVLKMFPGMVDRCKDVGRDLSMEPVDVSPTGHFHMGGVTIDKDCFSGIPGLFVAGEDAGGIHGSNRLGGNGVADSTVFGARAGDAAAEYVMAVKRHKVSESLVDLFVDQMMLPFKREKGENPFQLRKEVGDLMWEKVGLVRNGPDLKIAIEKLAEYAERVDQISVAGVRDYNLAWHEVLNVKNIVQIGQMIAIASYLRKESRGSHFRTDCPVTDNENWYKNIFMKKGQDRPETEIQHVEFTHVQPEEIFGEDARVKVAAS from the coding sequence ATGGAACGTGCCCAATGTGATATTCTCATACTTGGAAGCGGAGGTGCGGGTCTATTTGCCGCCCATCATGCTTACGATCGCAATCCGAAATTGAAGATCATTGTAGCTGCAAAAGGACTGGTAGGAAAAAGCGGATGCACCCGTATGGTTCAAGGCGGTTATAATGTCGTTTTGAATCCTAACGATTCCATTGATAAGCATTTTAAAGATACCCTTAAGGGTGGCGGTATGATCAACAACCAAGAATTGGCCTGGACCTTGGTCAGCGATGCACCCAAACGAATCCGTGAGTTAGAAACGAAGATGGGCTGCTTCTTTGACCGCAATCCGGATGGAACGGTACATCAGAAGGCTTTTGCCGGACAATCGTTTGACCGCACGGTACATAGAGGCGATTTAACGGGGATAGAAATTATTAACCGTCTAAGGGATCAACTCTATGCTAAGGAAAGTGTCATATGTTGGGATGAAGTGCGCGCTGTCGAGCTTTTATATAACGACGATCAAAGTGTTGTGGCAGGGTGTTTAATGTTAAATCTGCGTTCGGGAAAATTTATCGTGGTAGAGTCTTTGGCTGTCATTATCGGTACAGGCGGCGGAGCAAGTATGTATAGGATTGCTGCTCCATCCCTGGAAAAAGCCGCAGACGGCATGGCAATGGCTTATCGGGCGGGTGCTAATTTCATAGATATGGAAATGATGCAATTCCACCCTACGGGACTGCTCGCCGAAAACTCGCGCCTGAATGGCGGTGTATTGGAGGAAGGGCTGCGGGGAGCAGGCGGCCACCTTTATAATTCACTCAATGAACGATTTATGCAAAAGTATGATCCGGAACGGATGGAACGTTCAACGCGTGACCGTGTAGCGCGAGCAGCCTACATGGAAATTATGGCCGGGCGCGGTACTCGTTTGGGCGGCGTGCAGATATCGGTTGCTCATTTGGGTCGTGAAAAAGTGTTAAAAATGTTTCCAGGTATGGTTGATCGATGCAAAGATGTTGGTCGCGATCTAAGTATGGAGCCCGTTGATGTAAGTCCTACCGGACATTTTCACATGGGTGGAGTCACCATTGATAAGGATTGCTTTAGCGGAATACCCGGACTGTTTGTTGCCGGTGAGGATGCAGGAGGGATTCATGGCTCCAATCGCCTTGGCGGTAACGGAGTAGCAGACTCCACGGTTTTCGGAGCACGCGCGGGAGATGCTGCTGCTGAATATGTGATGGCGGTGAAACGTCATAAAGTGTCTGAAAGCCTGGTTGATCTGTTTGTTGACCAAATGATGCTGCCGTTTAAACGGGAAAAGGGTGAGAACCCTTTTCAATTGCGCAAAGAAGTTGGCGACTTGATGTGGGAAAAGGTGGGGCTCGTACGAAATGGCCCCGATCTCAAAATTGCTATTGAGAAGTTAGCGGAATATGCTGAACGTGTTGATCAAATTAGTGTCGCTGGGGTACGAGATTATAACCTCGCATGGCATGAAGTATTGAATGTTAAAAACATCGTACAAATCGGACAAATGATCGCCATAGCTTCCTATTTGCGGAAAGAAAGCCGGGGTTCTCACTTCCGTACAGATTGCCCGGTAACGGATAATGAGAATTGGTACAAAAATATTTTCATGAAAAAAGGTCAGGATAGGCCTGAGACAGAGATTCAACATGTTGAATTTACTCATGTGCAGCCTGAAGAAATTTTTGGGGAAGATGCCAGAGTTAAGGTCGCAGCAAGTTAA
- a CDS encoding succinate dehydrogenase/fumarate reductase iron-sulfur subunit, translating into MADVKIKVLRYHPDVDTEARYDTFTVDAKENMTVLDALFIILTEQDHSVSFRCSCRLGMCGSCGMIMNNKEGLACRTKIAKLGSEITVRPLRNLPIIKDLAVNMDPFFKQWQRIKPYFVPTVEAANDFAVIPPDSGRREIIDQNIDCITCGACYSACTLVSLDDSYIGPAALNRAYTLVADERDQGTRQRMEVAAGEDGVLRCHTLFNCMEVCPKKLAPTWSIQKLKSRAVTAALKGGSK; encoded by the coding sequence GTGGCAGATGTGAAAATCAAAGTACTTCGCTATCATCCAGATGTCGATACGGAGGCCAGGTATGATACTTTCACCGTGGATGCGAAAGAAAATATGACAGTATTGGATGCACTGTTTATTATTCTCACCGAACAGGATCACTCGGTTTCATTTCGCTGTTCTTGCCGTCTTGGCATGTGCGGATCCTGCGGAATGATCATGAATAATAAAGAAGGACTCGCTTGCCGGACGAAAATTGCGAAGTTGGGCTCTGAGATTACGGTGCGACCTCTGCGGAATTTGCCGATTATTAAAGATCTCGCCGTTAATATGGATCCATTTTTTAAACAATGGCAGCGAATCAAACCTTATTTTGTTCCAACTGTAGAAGCAGCTAATGACTTCGCCGTTATTCCACCAGACTCAGGCCGCCGTGAAATTATTGATCAAAACATCGACTGTATTACCTGTGGAGCCTGTTATTCCGCCTGTACTTTAGTATCTTTGGATGACAGCTATATCGGTCCTGCTGCATTAAATCGTGCTTATACACTTGTAGCGGATGAACGGGATCAAGGGACTAGGCAGCGGATGGAGGTGGCAGCAGGTGAAGATGGAGTTCTCCGTTGTCATACCCTTTTCAACTGCATGGAAGTTTGCCCGAAAAAGCTAGCTCCCACATGGTCCATACAAAAATTGAAATCGCGCGCGGTTACCGCTGCATTAAAGGGAGGGAGCAAATAA
- a CDS encoding GntR family transcriptional regulator, whose amino-acid sequence MIDRTSHVSMYAQIAAILESAIHSGELQPNQKVPTEAELMETYNVSRMTARQAIEILHEKGLVVRKQGKGTFVTGPMLRQELGGMEAFYDSFLKKELEPKLLEMKVTDTPDDVMEILGDHFAQTLFLKRVYYRNDEIYGFSLMYLPVELASSVTWQLAEKNAGYSLLTKHAGYSLKNANLTIRALPANKEQAEILNIRPKQPLLQLSRTSYTSEEQPIEHIKLHLRSDRCEFNIDVPGNYLLVDGIRNTTP is encoded by the coding sequence ATGATAGATCGCACCAGCCATGTTAGTATGTATGCTCAAATTGCAGCAATTCTCGAATCGGCTATACATTCGGGAGAACTTCAACCTAATCAAAAAGTCCCAACTGAAGCTGAATTGATGGAAACATACAACGTGAGTCGCATGACGGCCCGACAGGCCATTGAAATTTTGCATGAAAAAGGCTTGGTGGTCAGAAAACAAGGGAAAGGTACTTTCGTCACCGGCCCGATGCTTCGCCAAGAGTTAGGTGGGATGGAGGCGTTTTACGATTCGTTCTTGAAAAAAGAACTGGAGCCCAAGCTATTGGAAATGAAGGTTACGGACACACCTGATGATGTCATGGAGATTTTAGGGGACCATTTTGCCCAAACCTTGTTTTTAAAGCGCGTTTACTACAGGAACGATGAAATTTACGGTTTCAGCCTCATGTATTTGCCTGTGGAACTGGCTTCCTCCGTTACGTGGCAATTGGCCGAAAAAAATGCCGGATATTCACTTTTAACCAAACATGCGGGATACAGTCTGAAAAACGCTAACCTTACCATTCGCGCCCTTCCCGCGAATAAAGAACAGGCCGAAATATTAAACATTCGCCCCAAGCAACCTTTGCTGCAGCTTTCGCGAACCAGCTATACTTCGGAAGAGCAACCAATCGAGCATATCAAGCTTCACCTTCGTTCCGACAGGTGCGAATTCAACATTGATGTACCCGGTAATTACCTGTTGGTTGATGGAATTAGAAACACTACACCATAA
- a CDS encoding sulfite exporter TauE/SafE family protein → MSFALMLIGLIGGILTGLMSVGGGLILIFMLLLIPPLFGQEYTMHTIAGMVIVQTLFSAGSGLFTYWKSRLVDFFLIRYMGVSSLIGGAIGSAVSEMMSNELLTSIFAVLSLIATASMFMRRVEADTPPYRNKALAVFFGLGIGLLGGMFGLGAGFLYLPIMMNIFKTESRKAVGTGLAVAIFLVVGALIGKSAGSGFPWLEGFILAVGAIPGAQIGSRLGRKLKSKALRSIMAAAIVIISIKIWADLLHLYGVSVAVAWTGLVSFAVLAAGIIMLIRFYSQKDDSLAERKSNQR, encoded by the coding sequence ATGTCATTCGCATTGATGCTCATCGGATTGATTGGTGGAATTTTAACAGGACTGATGTCGGTTGGAGGCGGCCTGATTCTCATTTTTATGCTGCTGCTCATCCCGCCTCTGTTCGGACAGGAATACACCATGCATACGATTGCGGGAATGGTTATCGTTCAGACGTTATTTTCAGCCGGTTCGGGATTGTTCACTTACTGGAAAAGCCGTTTGGTCGACTTTTTCCTTATTCGTTATATGGGAGTAAGTTCCCTCATCGGAGGAGCCATAGGAAGCGCAGTATCTGAAATGATGAGCAATGAACTGCTGACCTCCATTTTTGCCGTTCTTTCGCTGATTGCCACTGCATCCATGTTTATGCGGAGAGTGGAAGCAGACACCCCTCCATATCGCAATAAAGCGTTAGCTGTTTTTTTTGGTCTGGGCATCGGCTTATTGGGCGGGATGTTTGGACTTGGAGCGGGATTTTTATATTTGCCCATCATGATGAATATCTTCAAAACCGAGTCGAGGAAAGCTGTCGGCACCGGACTCGCGGTTGCGATTTTTCTTGTCGTCGGGGCACTGATCGGCAAATCGGCCGGTTCAGGTTTCCCTTGGCTGGAAGGTTTCATTTTAGCCGTCGGAGCCATCCCTGGCGCACAAATCGGTTCGCGTCTCGGACGGAAGTTAAAGTCCAAGGCCCTTCGCTCCATTATGGCTGCGGCGATTGTTATCATATCGATCAAAATTTGGGCCGATCTGCTTCATTTGTACGGCGTTTCCGTTGCGGTCGCTTGGACTGGCCTGGTCTCATTCGCCGTATTGGCTGCGGGCATTATCATGCTTATCCGATTTTACTCTCAGAAGGACGATTCCCTAGCAGAGCGGAAGTCAAACCAACGATAA
- a CDS encoding gamma-glutamyltransferase encodes MVATSQSLTAQAGLDILKQGSNAIDSAIATAACLTVVEPTSVGRQEAFPFVLLTRLYRWFDFRSARESSF; translated from the coding sequence ATGGTCGCCACATCTCAATCGTTAACGGCGCAAGCCGGTTTGGACATTTTAAAACAGGGCAGCAATGCGATTGATTCGGCTATCGCAACTGCAGCTTGTCTGACGGTTGTGGAGCCAACATCTGTCGGCCGACAAGAAGCTTTTCCTTTTGTCCTACTAACCAGGCTTTATCGTTGGTTTGACTTCCGCTCTGCTAGGGAATCGTCCTTCTGA